The Alosa alosa isolate M-15738 ecotype Scorff River chromosome 9, AALO_Geno_1.1, whole genome shotgun sequence genome includes a region encoding these proteins:
- the enc3 gene encoding ectodermal-neural cortex 3, which produces MSVSNHENRKSRSSSGSMNIHLFHKTSHADSLLTHLNLLRKRRVFTDVVLQAGNRAFPCHRAVLAACSRYFEAMFSGGLKESRDDEVNFHDSLHPEVLELLLDYAYSARIIINEENAESLLEASDMLQFHDIREASAEFLEKNLHPSNCLGMMLLSDAHQCQRLYELSWRMCLANFAMLYRTEDFLNLPKDKIQELIFSEELEVEDESLVYEAVIDWVKADMDRRHSDLPELLRCVRLALLPETYLLKNVASEELVMGHKVGREIVEDAVRCKMKILQNDGVVTGFCARPRKVSQALLLLGGQTFMCDKVYMIDHKTKEITPKTDIPSPRKECSACAIGCKVYVTGGRGSENGASKDVWVYDTLHDEWSKAAPMMVARFGHGSAELDHNLYVVGGHTSLAGSFPASPSVSLKQVEQYDPQANKWTLVAPLREGVSNAAVVGAKNKLFAFGGTSVNREKYPKVQCFDPCENRWTVPAMCPQLWRYTAAAVVGNQVVVIGGDTEFSASSAYRFNSETYQWSKFGDVTAKRISCHAVASGNRLYVVGGYCGVQRCKTLDCYDPSTDTWDSVTSVPYSLIPTAFVSTWKYLSA; this is translated from the coding sequence ATGTCTGTGAGCAACCATGAGAACCGGAAGTCAAGGTCGAGCTCGGGCTCGATGAACATCCATCTCTTCCACAAGACGTCCCACGCCGACAGCCTGCTGACACACCTCAACCTGCTCCGCAAGCGGcgggtcttcactgatgtggtTCTGCAGGCGGGCAACCGGGCCTTCCCTTGCCACCGGGCCGTGCTGGCGGCGTGCAGCCGCTACTTCGAGGCCATGTTCAGTGGCGGCCTGAAGGAAAGTCGCGACGATGAGGTCAACTTCCACGACTCGCTTCACCCCGAAGTGCTGGAGCTTCTGCTGGACTACGCCTACTCCGCCCGCATCATCATCAACGAGGAGAACGCCGAGTCACTGCTGGAGGCCAGTGACATGCTGCAGTTCCACGACATCCGCGAAGCCTCCGCCGAGTTCCTCGAGAAGAACCTGCACCCGTCCAACTGCCTGGGCATGATGCTGCTCTCCGACGCCCACCAGTGCCAGAGGCTGTACGAGCTCTCCTGGAGGATGTGCCTGGCCAACTTCGCCATGCTCTACAGGACGGAGGATTTCCTGAACCTGCCCAAAGACAAGATCCAGGAGCTGATATTCAGTGAGGAGCTGGAGGTGGAGGACGAGAGTTTGGTGTATGAGGCCGTCATCGACTGGGTGAAAGCGGACATGGACAGGAGGCATAGTGACCTGCCAGAACTGTTGCGCTGCGTGAGGCTGGCCTTGTTGCCGGAAACCTACCTGCTGAAAAATGTTGCGTCGGAGGAGCTTGTGATGGGACACAAGGTGGGCAGGGAGATTGTGGAAGATGCCGTCCGCTGCAAGATGAAGATCCTGCAGAACGACGGCGTGGTGACCGGCTTTTGTGCCCGCCCACGAAAGGTGAGCCAAGCGCTGCTCCTCTTGGGAGGCCAGACGTTCATGTGTGATAAGGTCTACATGATCGACCATAAGACCAAGGAGATCACCCCCAAAACAGACATCCCGAGCCCTCGGAAGGAGTGTAGCGCGTGTGCCATTGGCTGCAAGGTGTATGTCACAGGTGGGAGGGGGTCAGAAAACGGAGCGTCAAAggatgtgtgggtgtatgaCACGCTCCACGACGAGTGGTCCAAAGCTGCTCCCATGATGGTGGCCAGGTTTGGACATGGCTCAGCAGAACTGGACCACAATTTATATGTAGTTGGGGGACACACGTCTTTAGCTGGGTCCTTTCCAGCTTCTCCGTCGGTCTCCCTGAAACAAGTGGAACAGTACGACCCACAGGCTAATAAATGGACGTTGGTGGCCCCTCTCCGTGAGGGGGTTAGCAATGCAGCCGTAGTCGGCGCCAAGAACAAACTCTTTGCTTTTGGAGGCACAAGTGTCAATAGAGAGAAATATCCCAAGGTGCAGTGCTTTGACCCGTGTGAGAACCGGTGGACTGTGCCCGCGATGTGCCCGCAGCTGTGGCGCTACACAGCCGCTGCCGTGGTCGGCAACCAGGTGGTGGTGATCGGCGGGGACACCGAGTTCTCGGCCAGCTCGGCGTACCGTTTCAACAGCGAGACGTACCAGTGGTCCAAGTTCGGGGATGTGACCGCCAAGAGGATCAGCTGCCACGCCGTGGCCTCGGGCAATCGCCTCTACGTGGTCGGGGGATACTGTGGGGTACAGAGGTGTAAGACACTGGACTGTTACGACCCCTCCACGGACACATGGGACAGCGTCACCAGTGTGCCCTACTCACTCATCCCCACAGCCTTTGTCAGCACCTGGAAGTACCTCTCAGCATAA